The following coding sequences lie in one Pontibacter sp. G13 genomic window:
- a CDS encoding lysylphosphatidylglycerol synthase transmembrane domain-containing protein encodes MSAKSSIKAVLQHPIAKLFLKLGLTGIALWIVWTNIDLKQTWEVVQELDFWTILVALLFFQGSKIIASLRLNRYMRTMGIFLSEWDHLKLYYLGMFYNLILPGGIGGDGYKVILLQKRSEAKTKRLIQAMVHDRLMGVSGLGMLAGVLAGLLFWQFGKPLEAGLGIAASLAIPIGAWVISRWMFKPFVSLIPISLFYSFGVQLCQLVLGWIMLRGMGVEDHIPVYLCVFLVSSIAAALPLSIGGVGARELVFFYAASIVPISKEPGVAFSLMFFLISAVSSLAGVLVQTDRLEIVPMSDASKKSPADPTGSAGD; translated from the coding sequence ATGTCCGCGAAATCTTCCATCAAGGCAGTTCTACAGCACCCCATAGCCAAGCTGTTTCTTAAGCTGGGATTGACGGGAATCGCCCTGTGGATCGTCTGGACCAATATCGACCTGAAACAGACCTGGGAAGTGGTGCAGGAATTGGACTTCTGGACGATCCTTGTAGCCCTCCTATTCTTCCAAGGTTCCAAAATCATTGCCAGTCTCCGGCTCAATCGCTATATGCGAACGATGGGGATTTTCCTGTCTGAATGGGATCACCTCAAGCTTTACTACTTGGGGATGTTCTACAATCTGATCCTTCCCGGCGGAATCGGCGGGGATGGCTACAAGGTGATCCTTCTCCAAAAAAGATCTGAGGCCAAAACCAAGCGACTGATTCAGGCCATGGTCCACGACCGACTGATGGGGGTGTCGGGCTTGGGTATGCTGGCGGGGGTATTGGCGGGGTTGCTCTTTTGGCAGTTTGGCAAACCTCTTGAGGCAGGATTGGGAATTGCAGCCAGTCTGGCCATTCCGATAGGTGCTTGGGTGATCAGCCGCTGGATGTTTAAGCCGTTCGTTTCGCTGATTCCGATTTCCCTCTTCTACTCTTTTGGGGTCCAGTTGTGCCAATTGGTGCTGGGCTGGATCATGCTCCGAGGCATGGGCGTGGAGGACCACATTCCGGTGTACCTGTGCGTTTTCCTCGTCTCTTCGATTGCTGCGGCCCTGCCTTTGTCGATCGGTGGAGTAGGGGCAAGGGAATTGGTGTTTTTCTATGCGGCTTCGATCGTGCCGATTTCCAAGGAGCCGGGCGTCGCTTTCTCCCTGATGTTTTTCTTGATCTCGGCGGTAAGTTCGTTGGCGGGCGTGTTGGTCCAGACCGACCGATTGGAGATTGTCCCCATGTCGGATGCATCCAAAAAATCTCCGGCAGACCCCACTGGTTCCGCCGGAGATTGA